In Amycolatopsis coloradensis, one genomic interval encodes:
- the nuoI gene encoding NADH-quinone oxidoreductase subunit NuoI, whose translation MGMFDPIKGFGVTFGMMFKKVATEEYPEAGAPAAPRYHGRHQLNRHPDGLEKCVGCELCAWACPADAIFVEGGDNTEEARYSPGERYGADYQINYLRCIGCGLCVEACPTRSLTMINFYELADDDRQRLIYTKEDLLAPLLPGMEQPPHPMRLGDNEQDYYVNGPELARPKPADSSEAVL comes from the coding sequence ATGGGGATGTTTGATCCCATCAAGGGTTTCGGTGTCACCTTCGGCATGATGTTCAAGAAGGTCGCCACCGAGGAGTACCCGGAGGCGGGCGCCCCCGCGGCTCCGCGTTACCACGGCAGGCACCAGCTCAACCGGCATCCGGACGGGCTGGAGAAATGCGTCGGCTGCGAGCTGTGCGCGTGGGCCTGCCCGGCGGACGCGATCTTCGTCGAAGGCGGCGACAACACCGAAGAGGCGCGGTACTCGCCCGGTGAGCGGTACGGCGCCGACTACCAGATCAACTACCTGCGCTGCATCGGCTGCGGGTTGTGCGTCGAGGCCTGCCCGACCCGGTCCCTGACGATGATCAACTTCTACGAGCTGGCCGACGACGACCGGCAGCGGTTGATCTACACCAAGGAAGACCTCCTCGCGCCGCTGCTGCCCGGCATGGAGCAGCCGCCGCACCCGATGCGGCTGGGCGACAACGAGCAGGACTACTACGTCAACGGCCCCGAGCTGGCGCGCCCTAAGCCCGCGGACAGTTCGGAGGCCGTGCTGTGA
- the nuoH gene encoding NADH-quinone oxidoreductase subunit NuoH, which yields MTPLLSQMPDAAERAALLADDPLWLILIKTVVILLIGPILTIFLIVWERKAVGRMQNRPGPNRVGPGGYLQSLADAIKLPFKEQIIPDTADRKVYFLAPVISAVPALIALAAIPFGPVVSIFGERTTLQLVDLPVGVLVILACSSIGVYGLVLAGWSSGSPYPLLGGLRSAAQVISYEIAMGLSIVGVILYAGSMSTSAIVESQQTGWYFYLLLPSFVIYLISMVGETNRAPFDLPEAESELVGGFHTEYSSMKFAMFFLAEYVNMVIVSAFATTLFLGGWKFPFVGADHALNQGWLPLIWFAAKLFILLFGFIWLRGTLPRLRYDQFMRLGWKVLVPVNLVWIVVIVTVRAIKNSGGLSTPQILFGGGALILFVVILSFLIPDKKVPDDDYVPVTGGGFPVPPLDLQVPEKTPRQKALAKAEARAAKRKPAAVSSGREAGDGDV from the coding sequence GTGACTCCGTTGCTCAGCCAGATGCCGGACGCCGCCGAGCGGGCGGCGCTGCTGGCCGACGACCCGTTGTGGCTGATCCTGATCAAGACGGTCGTCATCCTGCTGATCGGCCCGATCCTGACGATCTTCCTGATCGTCTGGGAGCGGAAAGCGGTCGGCCGGATGCAGAACCGTCCCGGCCCCAACCGGGTCGGCCCCGGCGGCTACCTGCAGTCCCTCGCGGACGCGATCAAGCTGCCGTTCAAGGAACAGATCATCCCGGACACCGCCGACCGCAAGGTGTACTTCCTCGCGCCGGTGATCTCCGCGGTGCCGGCGCTGATCGCGCTGGCCGCGATCCCGTTCGGCCCGGTGGTCTCGATCTTCGGTGAGCGGACCACGCTCCAGCTGGTCGATCTGCCGGTCGGCGTGCTGGTGATCCTCGCCTGCTCCTCGATCGGCGTGTACGGCCTGGTGCTGGCCGGTTGGTCGTCCGGCTCGCCGTATCCGCTGCTCGGTGGACTGCGAAGCGCGGCTCAGGTGATCTCCTACGAGATCGCGATGGGTCTGTCCATCGTGGGCGTCATCCTCTACGCGGGTTCGATGTCGACGTCGGCGATCGTCGAGTCGCAGCAGACCGGCTGGTACTTCTACCTGCTGCTGCCGAGTTTCGTGATCTACCTGATCTCCATGGTCGGCGAGACCAACCGCGCGCCGTTCGACCTCCCCGAGGCCGAATCCGAGCTGGTCGGCGGTTTCCACACCGAGTACAGCTCGATGAAGTTCGCGATGTTCTTCCTCGCCGAGTACGTCAACATGGTGATCGTTTCGGCGTTCGCGACCACGTTGTTCCTCGGTGGCTGGAAGTTCCCGTTCGTCGGCGCGGACCACGCGTTGAACCAGGGCTGGCTCCCGCTGATCTGGTTCGCCGCCAAGCTGTTCATCCTGCTGTTCGGCTTCATCTGGCTGCGCGGCACGCTGCCGCGGCTGCGGTACGACCAGTTCATGCGCCTGGGCTGGAAGGTCCTGGTGCCGGTCAACCTGGTCTGGATCGTCGTGATCGTCACGGTCCGCGCGATCAAGAACTCGGGTGGCCTGTCCACCCCGCAGATCCTCTTCGGCGGCGGCGCACTCATCCTCTTCGTCGTCATCCTGAGCTTCCTGATCCCGGACAAGAAGGTCCCGGACGACGACTACGTCCCGGTGACCGGCGGCGGATTCCCCGTGCCGCCGCTGGACCTGCAGGTCCCGGAGAAGACCCCGCGTCAGAAGGCCCTCGCGAAGGCCGAAGCCCGGGCTGCCAAGCGCAAGCCCGCGGCGGTTTCCAGTGGAAGGGAGGCCGGCGATGGGGATGTTTGA
- a CDS encoding NADH-quinone oxidoreductase subunit G: MTIAPDKPGTSTEDTPVPEGHVKLVIDGEEVIAPKGELLIRTAERLGTVIPRFCDHPLLDPAGACRQCLVEVEMGGRPMPKPQASCTMTVADGMVVKTQLTSAVADKAQQGVMELLLINHPLDCPICDKGGECPLQNQALAHGRADSRFVDTKRTFPKPLPISSQVLLDRERCVLCQRCTRFSREIAGDPFIELLERGAHQQIGTAETADVLDLASRTTSGQPFQSYFSGNVIQICPVGALTSAAYRFRSRPFDLVSSPSVCEHCSSGCAERTDFRRGKVMRKLAGDDPEVNEEWICDKGRFAFRYSTADDRIRRPLIRNADGVLEEASWTDALRAAAEGLAKARDGKGAAVLTGGRLTVEDAYAYSKFARIALGTNDIDFRARPHSAEELGFLASHVVGTTPESGVTFREIERARTVLCVAFEPEDEAPIVFLRLRKAARKNRTRVVHLGQWTTSSVRKTFGELLACAPGSEAAAIDGIAQHAQDVDQALASEGAVILVGERAAEVPGLFSALHRLVERTGARLAWIPRRAGERGALAAGAAPTLLPGGRSVTDAEARAEIEKAWGVTLPAAEGRDTTAILKAASGDDIDGLLVGGVDPDDLPDPELARRALENAKFVVSLELRHSGVTEHADVVLPIAPAVEKAGSYLNWEGRRREFAVTLEGAGALPDCRVLDTLAVEMDADIFTQTPAASAADLAKLPGKTEPAVFEPVAPAAASAGNGKALLATWRQLIDNGSLQDGEPHLKGTQREVVAKLSAKTAEGLGKTVKVSTERGSITLPIEVADLPDGVVWLPGNSDGSAVRASLGAGHGSAVTLTGGEK, from the coding sequence ATGACGATCGCACCCGACAAGCCCGGGACGTCCACAGAGGACACTCCGGTCCCCGAGGGCCACGTCAAGCTGGTCATCGACGGTGAAGAGGTCATCGCGCCCAAGGGCGAGCTGCTGATCCGCACCGCCGAACGGCTCGGCACGGTCATCCCGCGCTTCTGCGACCACCCGCTGCTCGACCCGGCGGGTGCCTGCCGCCAGTGCCTGGTCGAGGTCGAAATGGGCGGCCGCCCGATGCCGAAGCCGCAGGCCTCGTGCACCATGACGGTCGCCGACGGCATGGTCGTGAAGACCCAGCTGACCTCGGCCGTCGCGGACAAGGCCCAGCAGGGTGTGATGGAGCTGCTGCTCATCAATCACCCGCTGGACTGCCCGATCTGCGACAAGGGCGGCGAATGCCCGCTGCAGAACCAGGCGCTCGCGCACGGCCGCGCGGACTCCCGGTTCGTCGACACGAAGCGGACGTTCCCGAAGCCGCTGCCGATCTCCTCGCAGGTGCTGCTGGACCGCGAGCGGTGCGTGCTCTGCCAGCGCTGCACCCGGTTCTCCCGCGAGATCGCCGGCGACCCGTTCATCGAGCTGCTGGAACGCGGCGCCCACCAGCAGATCGGTACCGCGGAGACCGCGGACGTGCTGGACCTGGCTTCCCGGACCACATCGGGGCAGCCGTTCCAGTCGTACTTCTCCGGCAACGTCATCCAGATCTGCCCGGTCGGCGCGCTGACGTCGGCCGCGTACCGGTTCCGTTCGCGGCCGTTCGACCTGGTGTCCTCGCCGAGCGTATGCGAGCACTGCTCCTCCGGCTGCGCCGAGCGGACCGACTTCCGCCGCGGCAAGGTCATGCGGAAGCTCGCGGGCGACGACCCCGAGGTCAACGAAGAGTGGATCTGCGACAAGGGCCGGTTCGCGTTCCGTTACTCGACCGCGGACGACCGCATCCGCCGCCCGCTCATCCGCAACGCCGACGGCGTGCTGGAAGAGGCTTCCTGGACCGACGCGCTGCGCGCGGCCGCCGAAGGGCTGGCCAAGGCACGCGACGGCAAGGGCGCCGCGGTGCTGACCGGTGGCCGCCTGACCGTCGAGGACGCGTACGCGTACTCGAAGTTCGCGCGGATCGCCTTGGGCACCAACGACATCGACTTCCGCGCCCGCCCGCACTCGGCCGAGGAGCTGGGCTTCCTCGCGTCGCACGTGGTCGGGACGACACCGGAAAGCGGCGTCACCTTCCGCGAGATCGAGCGGGCGCGCACGGTGCTGTGCGTCGCGTTCGAGCCGGAGGACGAGGCGCCGATCGTGTTCCTGCGGCTGCGCAAGGCGGCCCGCAAGAACCGCACCCGCGTCGTCCACTTGGGACAGTGGACCACCTCGTCGGTCCGCAAGACCTTCGGCGAACTGCTGGCCTGCGCGCCGGGTTCCGAAGCCGCCGCGATCGACGGCATCGCGCAGCACGCGCAGGACGTCGACCAGGCACTGGCCTCGGAAGGGGCGGTGATCCTCGTCGGCGAACGTGCCGCCGAGGTCCCCGGCCTGTTCTCGGCCCTGCACCGGCTGGTGGAGCGCACCGGCGCCCGGCTCGCGTGGATCCCGCGTCGCGCGGGTGAACGCGGTGCCCTGGCGGCGGGCGCGGCGCCGACGTTGCTGCCCGGTGGTCGCTCGGTCACCGACGCCGAAGCTCGCGCCGAGATCGAAAAGGCTTGGGGCGTCACGCTTCCCGCCGCGGAAGGCCGCGACACGACCGCGATTCTCAAGGCCGCTTCCGGTGACGACATCGACGGCCTGCTGGTCGGCGGCGTCGACCCGGACGACCTGCCGGACCCGGAGCTGGCCCGCCGCGCGCTCGAGAACGCGAAGTTCGTGGTGAGCCTGGAACTGCGGCACAGCGGGGTCACCGAGCACGCGGACGTCGTCCTCCCGATCGCCCCGGCGGTCGAGAAGGCGGGCAGCTACCTGAACTGGGAAGGCCGCCGCCGCGAGTTCGCCGTCACCCTCGAAGGCGCCGGCGCACTGCCGGACTGCCGGGTGCTCGACACCCTCGCCGTCGAGATGGACGCGGACATCTTCACGCAGACCCCGGCCGCTTCGGCCGCCGATCTGGCGAAGCTGCCCGGCAAGACCGAGCCAGCGGTCTTCGAGCCGGTGGCGCCCGCCGCCGCGAGCGCGGGGAACGGCAAGGCCCTCCTCGCCACCTGGCGGCAGCTGATCGACAACGGTTCGCTGCAGGACGGCGAGCCGCACCTCAAGGGCACCCAGCGCGAGGTCGTCGCCAAGCTTTCGGCGAAGACCGCCGAAGGCTTGGGCAAGACCGTGAAGGTCTCCACCGAACGCGGTTCCATCACGTTGCCGATCGAGGTCGCGGACCTGCCGGACGGCGTCGTGTGGCTCCCGGGCAACTCCGACGGCTCGGCCGTCCGCGCCTCTCTCGGCGCGGGGCACGGCTCGGCCGTCACCCTCACCGGAGGTGAGAAGTGA
- the nuoF gene encoding NADH-quinone oxidoreductase subunit NuoF: MADPITPVLTKRWLSPNSWTIQSYEALEGYTAIRKALKATPEQIVQLVKDSGLRGRGGAGFPAGIKWSFMPPNEDKPHYLVINADEGEPGTCKDIPLMMADPHSLIEGCIIASYAMRSHHCFIYVRGEALHCIRRLNAAVREAYEAGYLGKNILDSGFDLDITVHAGAGAYICGEETALLDSLEGRRGQPRLKPPFPAAAGLYAAPTTVNNVETIASAPYIVNGGSSWFREMGREKSPGPKIYSISGHVEKPGQYECPLGTTLRELLDMAGGMKDGIPLKFWTPGGSSTPMFTKEHLDVPLDFEGAAEAGSMLGTTAVQVFNETVSVPWAVMKWTQFYEHESCGKCTPCREGTYWLAQILERMVEGKGTEEDIDTLLDVCDNILGRSFCALGDGAVSPIQSGIKYFREEFLALCQANKRELVGAQA; this comes from the coding sequence ATGGCCGATCCCATCACCCCGGTCCTCACGAAGCGCTGGCTTTCGCCCAACTCCTGGACGATCCAGTCCTACGAAGCCCTCGAGGGCTACACCGCGATCCGCAAGGCGCTCAAGGCCACTCCCGAGCAGATCGTCCAGCTGGTCAAGGACTCCGGCCTCCGCGGCCGTGGCGGCGCGGGCTTCCCGGCCGGCATCAAGTGGTCCTTCATGCCGCCGAACGAGGACAAGCCGCACTACCTCGTCATCAACGCCGACGAGGGCGAGCCGGGTACCTGCAAGGACATCCCGCTGATGATGGCGGACCCGCACTCGCTGATCGAGGGCTGCATCATCGCCTCGTACGCGATGCGCTCGCACCACTGCTTCATCTACGTCCGCGGCGAGGCGCTGCACTGCATCCGCCGCCTCAACGCGGCCGTGCGCGAGGCGTACGAAGCGGGCTACCTCGGCAAGAACATCCTCGACTCCGGATTCGACCTCGACATCACCGTGCACGCGGGGGCCGGGGCGTACATCTGCGGCGAGGAGACGGCGCTGCTGGACTCGCTGGAAGGCCGTCGCGGCCAGCCGCGGCTCAAGCCGCCGTTCCCGGCCGCCGCGGGGCTCTACGCCGCGCCGACGACGGTCAACAACGTCGAGACCATCGCCAGCGCGCCGTACATCGTCAACGGTGGCTCGAGCTGGTTCCGCGAGATGGGCCGCGAGAAGTCGCCCGGCCCGAAGATCTACTCGATCTCCGGCCACGTCGAGAAGCCCGGCCAGTACGAATGCCCGCTCGGCACCACGCTGCGCGAGCTGCTGGACATGGCGGGCGGCATGAAGGACGGCATCCCGCTGAAGTTCTGGACGCCGGGTGGTTCGTCCACGCCGATGTTCACCAAGGAACACCTCGACGTTCCGCTGGACTTCGAAGGCGCGGCGGAAGCCGGGTCGATGCTGGGCACGACGGCCGTGCAGGTCTTCAACGAGACCGTTTCCGTGCCGTGGGCAGTGATGAAGTGGACGCAGTTCTACGAGCACGAGTCCTGCGGCAAGTGCACGCCGTGCCGTGAGGGCACGTACTGGCTGGCGCAGATCCTGGAGCGCATGGTCGAGGGCAAGGGCACCGAGGAGGACATCGACACCCTGCTCGACGTCTGCGACAACATCCTCGGCCGCTCGTTCTGCGCCCTCGGCGACGGCGCGGTCTCGCCGATCCAGAGCGGCATCAAGTACTTCCGCGAGGAATTCCTCGCGTTGTGTCAGGCAAACAAGCGCGAATTGGTGGGGGCGCAGGCATGA
- the nuoE gene encoding NADH-quinone oxidoreductase subunit NuoE — protein sequence MSTQPGTTPTPEPGTSLAEQTHIAAGGDVDVIAIAPDPAEAEGILENAKLEDIFDADTYAKAQNLIARYPQSRSALLPMLHLVQSVQGYVSQEGIAFCAQNLDLSDAEVSAVATFYTMYKRRPCGEHLVSVCTNTLCAAMGGDAIYKKLQTHLGSEEKPLGHNETAGTPNEPGSITLEHAECLAACDLAPVIQVNYEYFDNQTEEKAVALVDALQAGKKPAPTRGAPLTNFKGAELQLAGFFPEDAQQYRTDVDGPSQAVETLRGAQVAQDRGWTAPAMKDVPLPEVEKK from the coding sequence TTGAGCACCCAGCCCGGAACGACACCGACGCCCGAGCCCGGCACCAGCCTGGCCGAGCAGACCCACATCGCCGCCGGTGGTGACGTCGACGTGATCGCGATCGCGCCGGATCCCGCCGAGGCGGAGGGGATCCTGGAGAACGCGAAGCTCGAAGACATCTTCGACGCCGACACGTACGCCAAGGCGCAGAACCTGATCGCGCGGTATCCGCAGTCGAGGTCGGCGCTGCTGCCGATGCTGCACCTGGTGCAGTCGGTGCAGGGTTACGTGAGCCAGGAGGGCATCGCCTTCTGCGCGCAGAACCTGGACCTGTCCGACGCCGAGGTCAGCGCGGTCGCGACGTTCTACACCATGTACAAGCGCCGCCCGTGCGGCGAGCACTTGGTCAGTGTGTGCACGAATACGCTCTGCGCGGCCATGGGCGGCGACGCGATCTACAAGAAGCTCCAGACGCATCTCGGTTCCGAAGAGAAGCCGTTGGGGCACAACGAGACCGCGGGCACGCCGAACGAGCCCGGCTCGATCACGCTGGAGCACGCCGAATGCCTCGCGGCCTGTGACCTCGCCCCGGTCATCCAGGTCAACTACGAGTACTTCGACAACCAGACCGAGGAAAAGGCCGTCGCGCTGGTCGACGCGTTGCAGGCGGGCAAGAAGCCGGCCCCGACGCGAGGCGCGCCGTTGACGAACTTCAAGGGCGCCGAACTGCAGCTCGCCGGGTTCTTCCCGGAGGACGCGCAGCAGTACCGCACGGACGTCGACGGTCCTTCGCAGGCCGTCGAAACCCTGCGGGGAGCGCAGGTCGCGCAGGACCGCGGCTGGACCGCTCCCGCCATGAAGGACGTTCCGCTCCCCGAAGTGGAGAAGAAGTAA
- a CDS encoding NADH-quinone oxidoreductase subunit D: MSTEHLSDVTTGTDTSPEGSDSVEYADSRETTEGRVYTVSGGDWEDLIEDSRHDERMVINMGPQHPSTHGVLRLVLEMEGETVTQLRSVIGYLHTGIEKNCEYRTWTQGVTFVTRMDYLAPLSTEMAYCLGVEKLLGIQAPRRAELLRVMLLEINRIGSHLVYIATGGMELGATTAMTLGFREREEVLHLLEHLTGLRMNHAFIRPGGLAQDMPADYHEVVSQFVKTMDERLPLYDKLFTGQPIWRNRLKGVGYLPVDACLALGVTGPVLRSAGLPWDMRKTEPYSRYDEFEFDIPTSTEADCWARYLLRVEEMHQSLRIIKQCLKKLEPGPVMVEDKKVAWPAQLSIGSDGMGNSLEHVRKIMGQSMESLIHHFKLVTEGFKVPPGQTYTSVESPRGELGVHLVSDGGTRPLRVHVREPSFVNLQSMPAMAEGGLVADVIAAIASIDPVMGGVDR; encoded by the coding sequence GTGAGCACCGAACACCTCTCCGACGTCACCACGGGCACCGACACTTCGCCCGAGGGCAGCGACAGCGTCGAGTACGCCGACTCCCGCGAGACCACCGAAGGCCGCGTCTACACCGTCTCCGGCGGTGACTGGGAAGACCTCATCGAGGACTCCCGCCACGACGAGCGCATGGTCATCAACATGGGCCCGCAGCACCCGTCGACGCACGGCGTGCTCCGGCTCGTGCTGGAGATGGAGGGCGAGACCGTCACCCAGCTCCGTTCGGTCATCGGCTACCTGCACACCGGGATCGAGAAGAACTGCGAGTACCGCACGTGGACCCAGGGCGTCACCTTCGTGACGCGCATGGACTATCTCGCCCCGCTGTCGACCGAGATGGCGTACTGCCTCGGCGTCGAGAAGCTGCTCGGCATCCAGGCCCCGCGCCGTGCCGAACTGCTGCGCGTGATGCTGCTGGAGATCAACCGCATCGGTTCGCACCTGGTCTACATCGCCACCGGCGGGATGGAACTCGGTGCGACCACGGCGATGACGCTCGGCTTCCGTGAGCGCGAAGAGGTCTTGCACCTGCTGGAGCACCTCACCGGTCTCCGGATGAACCACGCGTTCATCCGCCCCGGCGGTCTCGCGCAGGACATGCCCGCCGACTACCACGAGGTGGTCAGCCAGTTCGTCAAGACGATGGACGAGCGGCTTCCCTTGTACGACAAGCTCTTCACCGGGCAGCCGATCTGGCGTAACCGGCTCAAGGGCGTCGGGTACCTGCCGGTCGACGCGTGCCTCGCGCTCGGTGTCACCGGCCCGGTGCTGCGCAGCGCCGGTCTCCCGTGGGACATGCGCAAGACCGAGCCGTACTCCCGCTACGACGAGTTCGAGTTCGACATCCCGACCTCGACCGAGGCGGACTGCTGGGCGCGCTACCTGCTGCGCGTCGAGGAGATGCACCAGAGCCTGCGGATCATCAAGCAGTGCCTGAAGAAGCTCGAGCCGGGCCCGGTCATGGTCGAGGACAAGAAGGTCGCCTGGCCGGCGCAGCTCTCGATCGGCAGCGACGGCATGGGCAACTCGCTCGAGCACGTCCGCAAGATCATGGGCCAGTCGATGGAATCGCTGATCCATCACTTCAAGCTGGTCACCGAGGGCTTCAAGGTCCCGCCGGGCCAGACCTACACCTCGGTGGAGTCGCCGCGCGGCGAACTCGGCGTGCACCTGGTCTCCGACGGCGGCACCAGGCCGCTGCGGGTCCACGTGCGCGAACCGAGCTTCGTGAACCTGCAGTCGATGCCCGCGATGGCCGAAGGCGGCCTGGTGGCGGACGTGATCGCCGCCATCGCCTCGATCGACCCCGTCATGGGGGGAGTGGACCGTTGA
- a CDS encoding NADH-quinone oxidoreductase subunit C, whose product MPEENSPETPETGGEQSSADRPEGGLEPQGTRPAEPVVTGKERQGMFGVRGTGDTSGYGGVRLPAYSPPPAERPYGGWFDEFADEFYAALADNKIPANAIQQTTVDRGEITFYVSREYLVEIAKVLRDDAGLRFELLSSVSGVDYGVDVPQRLHSVYHFTSMTYRRRIRLEVTLDIEDPHVPSLVGVYPTADWQEREAWDMFGIVYDGHPALTRILMPDDWDGHPQRKDYPLGGIPVEYKGAEIPPPDQRRSYS is encoded by the coding sequence GTGCCCGAAGAAAACTCCCCCGAAACCCCGGAAACCGGCGGCGAGCAGTCCAGCGCCGACCGGCCCGAAGGCGGCCTCGAACCCCAAGGCACCCGTCCGGCCGAGCCGGTCGTCACCGGTAAAGAGCGCCAGGGCATGTTCGGCGTGCGCGGCACCGGCGACACCTCCGGTTACGGCGGCGTCCGCCTCCCCGCGTACAGCCCGCCTCCGGCGGAGCGTCCGTACGGCGGCTGGTTCGACGAATTCGCCGACGAGTTCTACGCGGCCTTGGCGGACAACAAGATCCCGGCGAACGCGATCCAGCAGACCACGGTCGACCGCGGCGAGATCACTTTCTACGTCTCCCGCGAGTACCTCGTCGAGATCGCCAAGGTCCTGCGCGACGACGCCGGTCTCCGCTTCGAACTGCTCAGCTCGGTGTCCGGCGTCGACTACGGCGTCGACGTGCCGCAGCGGCTGCACTCGGTGTACCACTTCACGTCGATGACCTACCGCCGCCGCATCCGGCTCGAGGTCACCCTCGACATCGAAGACCCGCACGTCCCGTCGCTGGTCGGGGTCTACCCGACGGCCGACTGGCAGGAGCGGGAGGCCTGGGACATGTTCGGCATCGTCTACGACGGCCACCCGGCGCTGACCCGCATCCTCATGCCGGACGACTGGGACGGTCATCCCCAGCGCAAGGACTACCCGCTCGGCGGGATCCCGGTCGAATACAAGGGCGCGGAGATCCCGCCGCCGGACCAGCGGAGGTCGTACTCGTGA
- a CDS encoding NuoB/complex I 20 kDa subunit family protein, with product MGLEEKLPNGILLASLEGLVNWARKNSMWPATFGLACCAIEMMTVGGSRYDIARFGMERFSATPRQADLMIVAGRVTQKMAPVLRQIYDQMAEPKWVLAMGVCASSGGMFNNYAVVQGVDHIVPVDMYLPGCPPRPEMLLDAILKLHAKIQDEPINARRAAIRAASGERTELIASSIKYAKK from the coding sequence ATGGGCCTCGAAGAAAAACTCCCCAACGGCATCCTGCTCGCCAGCCTTGAGGGCCTGGTCAACTGGGCGCGCAAGAACTCGATGTGGCCCGCCACCTTCGGTCTCGCCTGCTGCGCGATCGAGATGATGACCGTCGGCGGTTCCCGCTACGACATCGCCCGCTTCGGCATGGAGCGCTTCAGCGCGACGCCGCGCCAGGCGGATCTGATGATCGTCGCCGGCCGCGTCACGCAGAAGATGGCGCCGGTGCTCCGCCAGATCTACGACCAGATGGCCGAGCCCAAGTGGGTGCTGGCGATGGGCGTCTGCGCCTCCTCCGGCGGGATGTTCAACAACTACGCCGTGGTGCAGGGCGTCGACCACATCGTCCCGGTCGACATGTACCTCCCCGGCTGCCCGCCGCGCCCCGAGATGCTGCTCGACGCGATTTTGAAGCTGCACGCCAAGATCCAGGACGAGCCGATCAACGCCCGCCGGGCCGCGATCCGCGCCGCCAGCGGTGAGCGCACCGAGCTGATCGCCTCCTCGATCAAGTACGCGAAGAAGTGA
- a CDS encoding NADH-quinone oxidoreductase subunit A, with protein sequence MLPVLTQATTPSVPNLDMYLPLVLLFVLALAFAVLSVLLGPLVGPSRANKAKLAAYECGIEPSPQPVVGGGRMPVAYYITAMLFILFDIEMVFLYPFAVSADALGMFGLVEIVLFIATVGFAYAYVWRRGGLDWN encoded by the coding sequence ATGTTGCCCGTGCTGACCCAGGCGACCACCCCCTCGGTGCCGAACCTGGACATGTACCTCCCCCTGGTCCTCTTGTTCGTCCTCGCTCTCGCGTTCGCGGTGCTTTCGGTGCTGCTCGGCCCGCTCGTCGGCCCGAGCCGGGCCAACAAGGCGAAGCTCGCGGCCTACGAATGCGGTATCGAACCGTCGCCGCAGCCGGTCGTCGGCGGCGGCCGGATGCCGGTCGCGTACTACATCACCGCGATGCTGTTCATCCTGTTCGACATCGAGATGGTCTTCCTCTACCCGTTCGCGGTCTCCGCGGACGCGCTGGGCATGTTCGGCCTGGTGGAGATCGTGCTGTTCATCGCGACGGTCGGTTTCGCGTACGCCTACGTATGGCGTCGCGGCGGCCTGGATTGGAACTAG